A region from the Triticum aestivum cultivar Chinese Spring chromosome 3D, IWGSC CS RefSeq v2.1, whole genome shotgun sequence genome encodes:
- the LOC123074321 gene encoding putative receptor-like protein kinase At4g00960: protein MDLKPANILLDNAMKPKITDFGLSRLLDQQQTISTSSRDGTLGYMALEYLHGGTVTAKSDILSLGVIILEVITGHKDYPDVTRTSSERFVELTLDKWRSRNPLNKSPGYIPKIRRCIEIGLACVNPERKGRPSTGELIKLLQGRMTLDEV from the exons ATGGACCTAAAGCCGGCCAACATATTGCTGGATAATGCTATGAAGCCAAAGATTACAGACTTTGGTCTTTCAAGACTACTCGATCAACAGCAAACTATAAGCACTTCAAGTCGTGATGGAACACT GGGTTACATGGCACTAGAATACCTACATGGAGGTACGGTCACAGCTAAATCAGACATACTTAGTTTGGGTGTAATAATTTTGGAGGTAATAACAGGACACAAGGACTACCCAGATGTTACAAGAACATCATCCGAGAGATTTGTGGAGCTT ACACTTGATAAATGGAGGTCCAGAAATCCATTGAACAAATCACCAGGCTATATACCAAAAATAAGAAGATGCATTGAGATAGGTCTAGCATGTGTGAATCCTGAGCGGAAGGGAAGGCCATCAACAGGCGAGCTTATAAAGTTGCTACAAGGAAGAATGACGTTAGACGAGGTATAG